In Archangium lipolyticum, the following are encoded in one genomic region:
- a CDS encoding DEAD/DEAH box helicase, translating into MPQENGSGGPRGGRGREGGAPGQGPRREGPGGGFGGRDGGGRGRGRGDGPRGRGRDRAEGPVGPGQRVIAELSTLEKALGKSDFAAQKAPLETIVRSLRSMRVKSIDELELNVKGRLITTLLRVQRQVKPPMPEASATPAGEAGSAAGDTGAVAESTQAPAGSEPVQADAAGSEGAATQEQAPAGAPAEGAAPAAPAADPVKEKYLAYVDVMYLVGRAWRAAGDQERASAAFALSGREPQPEREEPAARPAAERGERREGGREAREGGREGRDRRERGERREGGREAREGGREGERRERRERGERGERREGGREGERRQPLPELTGDWQEQSKQLETMGRTRDAARMHERNNSFAEAARLFEAGGDVKSALRNALAGKDNDTARRLMATVPPEQLAQTLEKAGAYELLMEVYIGKGDFENVARLYERARQFDQAALAYERAGKLSLARKAYERTRDFAAANRIRDLEVKALVERGDRLGAATLLVNAGRGKEAVDVLGTLPPPKAFHFLQRLKLEEEAKALAQKELARAEAENKPAGRARWLELLGESATAATLYEEIGRKEKAMGLYEQIGHLPKAASLAEELQLRDKATELYKKLGDEAGVQRAQALPATPPPKRPADAAAAAEEAAETGAEGTQGAEGSSSAPAANERESQ; encoded by the coding sequence GTGCCTCAGGAGAATGGAAGCGGTGGGCCTCGTGGTGGGAGGGGTCGGGAGGGTGGTGCCCCCGGTCAGGGTCCTCGTCGGGAGGGTCCGGGTGGTGGTTTTGGCGGTCGCGATGGAGGGGGCCGGGGCCGGGGCCGGGGTGATGGCCCCCGTGGCCGGGGTCGGGATCGCGCCGAGGGGCCCGTCGGCCCCGGTCAGCGTGTCATCGCCGAGCTGAGCACCCTCGAGAAGGCGCTGGGCAAGTCGGACTTCGCGGCCCAGAAGGCGCCGCTCGAGACGATCGTCCGCTCGCTGCGGTCCATGCGGGTGAAGTCGATCGACGAGCTGGAGCTCAACGTCAAGGGCCGGCTCATCACCACGCTGCTGCGCGTGCAGCGCCAGGTCAAGCCGCCCATGCCCGAGGCATCGGCCACCCCCGCGGGTGAGGCCGGCTCCGCCGCGGGCGACACCGGCGCCGTGGCCGAGTCCACGCAGGCGCCCGCGGGCAGCGAGCCCGTGCAGGCGGACGCGGCGGGAAGCGAAGGCGCGGCCACGCAGGAGCAGGCCCCGGCGGGTGCGCCCGCGGAAGGCGCTGCTCCGGCGGCTCCGGCGGCGGACCCGGTGAAGGAGAAGTACCTCGCCTACGTGGACGTCATGTACCTGGTGGGTCGCGCCTGGCGCGCCGCCGGGGATCAGGAGCGTGCTTCGGCGGCCTTCGCGCTGAGCGGCCGCGAGCCGCAGCCCGAGCGCGAGGAACCCGCCGCCAGGCCGGCGGCTGAGCGCGGCGAGCGGCGTGAGGGTGGCCGTGAGGCTCGTGAGGGTGGCCGCGAGGGCCGCGATCGTCGTGAGCGCGGCGAGCGGCGTGAGGGTGGCCGTGAGGCTCGTGAGGGTGGCCGCGAGGGTGAGCGCCGGGAGCGTCGCGAGCGGGGTGAGCGCGGCGAGCGGCGTGAGGGTGGCCGTGAGGGCGAGCGCCGTCAGCCGCTGCCCGAGCTGACGGGCGACTGGCAGGAGCAGTCGAAGCAGCTCGAGACCATGGGCCGCACCCGCGACGCGGCGCGCATGCACGAGCGCAACAACTCCTTCGCCGAGGCCGCCCGGCTCTTCGAGGCCGGCGGGGACGTGAAGAGCGCGCTGCGCAACGCGCTGGCGGGCAAGGACAACGACACCGCGCGCCGCCTCATGGCGACGGTGCCGCCGGAGCAGCTCGCCCAGACGCTCGAGAAGGCGGGCGCCTACGAGCTGCTGATGGAGGTCTACATCGGCAAGGGTGACTTCGAGAACGTCGCCCGGCTGTACGAGCGTGCCCGTCAGTTCGACCAGGCGGCGCTCGCCTATGAGCGCGCGGGCAAGCTGTCCCTGGCGCGCAAGGCGTATGAGCGCACCCGTGACTTCGCGGCGGCCAACCGCATCCGCGACCTCGAGGTGAAGGCCCTGGTGGAGCGGGGCGACCGGCTCGGCGCCGCCACCCTGCTGGTGAACGCCGGCCGCGGCAAGGAGGCCGTGGACGTGCTCGGCACCCTGCCGCCGCCCAAGGCCTTCCACTTCCTCCAGCGGCTGAAGCTGGAGGAGGAGGCCAAGGCGCTCGCCCAGAAGGAGCTGGCCCGCGCCGAGGCGGAGAACAAGCCCGCTGGCCGCGCCCGGTGGCTGGAGCTGCTCGGAGAGTCCGCCACCGCGGCGACGCTCTACGAGGAGATCGGCCGCAAGGAGAAGGCCATGGGGCTGTACGAGCAGATCGGCCACCTGCCGAAGGCCGCCTCCCTGGCGGAGGAGCTCCAGCTGAGGGACAAGGCGACCGAGCTGTACAAGAAGCTCGGCGATGAGGCGGGCGTGCAGCGCGCCCAGGCCCTGCCGGCCACGCCGCCCCCCAAGCGGCCCGCTGATGCCGCCGCGGCCGCCGAGGAGGCCGCCGAGACGGGCGCCGAGGGCACGCAGGGGGCCGAGGGCAGCTCGTCCGCTCCTGCTGCAAACGAGCGAGAAAGCCAATAA
- the cglE gene encoding adventurous gliding motility protein CglE has translation MKAFRPFVVCAALAIPALANAQAAGDRPAETFNEIERGLYFSVFGGPSFIVNPPASAGPRPFSPGQMAQVEVGVDIGERLSLGLFVMGASNRAGSDYVGYSGGAASGDFSMLVPGAVVRAHLVSFADAQEVKRTWIYVRGGAGYALFRPKQLLPDPDILVFAGPGLEYYTRLRHFSVGIEVTGSFLVKSQSFGFAVTPNLRYAF, from the coding sequence ATGAAAGCCTTCCGCCCCTTCGTCGTTTGCGCTGCTCTGGCGATCCCCGCTCTTGCGAATGCGCAGGCCGCCGGTGACAGGCCAGCCGAGACCTTCAATGAGATCGAGCGTGGTCTCTACTTCTCGGTCTTTGGTGGCCCCTCGTTCATCGTCAACCCTCCCGCCTCCGCGGGTCCTCGTCCCTTCTCGCCCGGGCAGATGGCCCAGGTGGAGGTGGGCGTGGACATCGGCGAGCGCCTGTCGCTCGGCCTCTTCGTGATGGGTGCCTCCAACCGAGCCGGCTCGGACTATGTGGGCTACTCGGGCGGCGCGGCCTCCGGAGACTTCTCCATGCTGGTGCCCGGCGCCGTGGTGCGCGCGCACCTGGTGAGCTTCGCCGACGCCCAGGAGGTCAAGCGCACGTGGATCTACGTCCGCGGCGGCGCCGGTTATGCCTTGTTCAGGCCCAAGCAGCTCCTGCCGGATCCCGACATTCTGGTTTTCGCGGGACCGGGTCTGGAGTACTACACACGCCTTCGTCACTTCTCGGTGGGTATCGAGGTGACGGGGTCGTTCCTCGTCAAGTCTCAGTCATTCGGGTTCGCGGTGACGCCGAACCTTCGCTACGCGTTCTAG